Proteins from one Planctomycetota bacterium genomic window:
- a CDS encoding dihydroorotate dehydrogenase electron transfer subunit produces the protein MANVPLCREHNRLTLRVPDMPASVPGQFLQVKCRDVDDAPIGEVEEIVHEWSPGMRIDVHQGDANRPTPVLRRPFSIAGRRGEEVDLINRDIGPGTHWLSTLRPGDKVDVIGPLGVGFTLPDPGGIALLVGGGVGIPPMIYLAQALAALNDEAADDDRRKAVAFAGAITRDLLSLTITDDAPEPPAGRTSKSMEGLYNIDEFSQFGFPAIISTDDGSYGWHGRVTEPLARYLDAWFDDSWEVGSVRPTIYTCGPEPMMIAVAQVARERGLACQVAVERAMACGMGTCQSCVIRQKDESDRGWSYRLACTHGPVFEASTLLW, from the coding sequence CTGCAGGTGAAGTGCCGCGACGTCGACGATGCGCCGATTGGCGAGGTCGAAGAGATCGTCCACGAGTGGTCGCCCGGCATGCGAATCGACGTCCACCAGGGCGACGCGAACCGGCCGACGCCCGTGCTGCGCAGGCCCTTCAGCATCGCTGGGCGGCGCGGCGAGGAGGTCGATCTGATCAACCGCGACATCGGTCCCGGCACGCACTGGCTGTCGACGCTCCGGCCGGGTGACAAGGTCGACGTCATCGGCCCGCTGGGCGTCGGCTTCACGCTGCCAGATCCGGGCGGCATCGCACTGCTCGTCGGCGGCGGTGTGGGGATTCCGCCGATGATCTACCTCGCGCAGGCGCTAGCTGCACTCAACGACGAGGCAGCCGACGATGATCGTCGAAAGGCCGTCGCGTTTGCGGGTGCGATCACACGCGACCTGCTCAGCCTGACCATCACCGACGACGCCCCCGAGCCACCGGCGGGTCGGACGTCCAAAAGCATGGAAGGCCTGTACAACATTGACGAGTTTTCGCAGTTCGGCTTCCCCGCGATCATCAGCACCGACGACGGCAGCTACGGCTGGCACGGCCGCGTCACCGAGCCGCTGGCCCGGTACCTCGACGCGTGGTTCGACGACTCGTGGGAGGTCGGCAGTGTTCGGCCGACGATTTACACGTGCGGGCCGGAGCCGATGATGATCGCCGTCGCGCAGGTCGCACGAGAGCGCGGGCTGGCTTGCCAGGTGGCCGTCGAAAGGGCGATGGCGTGCGGCATGGGCACGTGCCAGTCGTGTGTCATTCGACAGAAGGACGAGAGCGACCGCGGGTGGAGCTACCGCCTCGCCTGCACGCACGGCCCGGTCTTCGAGGCGTCGACGCTGCTCTGGTAG